A stretch of Rhododendron vialii isolate Sample 1 chromosome 4a, ASM3025357v1 DNA encodes these proteins:
- the LOC131322327 gene encoding eukaryotic translation initiation factor 2A isoform X1 yields the protein MAVVDTSPSLEILVRGPDGFTVWTGPPYSNGQPGIKLERIPCSNAKFSEDGCKLMVMKSDSVISIYDCKSSKELRSFEVPNILGATLSPSGTYLQTFQKASSPQEKNVILWKTETGESVYHLFQKNMTKTTWPSIRFSSDEAVACRMATNEIQFFDTGDFSKGIVNRLRIPGVAAVELSKSPGTHVAVFVPESKGIPASVQIFVCGKDSQSQPVARRSFFRCSTVQLNWNSGSTGLLVVVQSDVDKTNQSYYGESKLNYLTTDGTHEGVVPLSKEGPVHDVQWSCSGSEFAAVYGFMPAKATVFDKKCNPLLELGTGPYNTVRWNPKGKFLCLAGFGNLPGDMAFWDYMEKRQLGTTKAEWSVTSEWSPDGCYFMTATTAPRLQVDNGIKIFHHNGSLYFKQMFDKLYQAEWKPESPYSFGNIAELVKSVDSLKIEENKKQGQGSKSSNPSAKSTSANTPQKPAAYRPPHAKTAEAIQAELFGRGPTQEMSKNALKNMKKREKQKEKKAAEATSGS from the exons ATGGCAGTTGTGGACACATCTCCTTCTTTGGAGATTTTAG TTAGAGGACCAGATGGTTTCACTGTTTGGACCGGTCCTCCTTACAGCAATGGTCAACCCGGCATCAAGCTCGAAAGAATCCCTTGCAGTAATGCAAAGTTTAGTGAAGATGGATGCAAACTAATGGTCATGAAATCTGACTCTGTAATTAGCATATATGATTGCAAAAGCTCCAAAGAGCTAAGGTCCTTTGAAGTCCCCAACATTCTTGGAGCCACTCTGTCCCCAAGTGGAACTTACCTTCAAACTTTCCAGAAAGCCTCATCGCCACAGGAAAAGAATGTGATCTTATGGAAGACGGAGACTGGAGAATCCGTTTATCATCTGTTCCAGAAGAACATGACGAAAACCACATG GCCCTCAATACGATTTAGCTCTGATGAAGCTGTTGCATGTCGCATGGCAACCAATGAGATACAATTTTTTGACACGGGGGATTTTTCTAAAGGAATTGTGAATCGGCTCAGGATTCCTGGAGTTGCTGCTGTGGAGCTTTCGAAGAGTCCTGGAACCCATGTGGCGGTGTTTGTTCCAGAATCTAAG GGGATCCCTGCCAGTGTCCAGATATTTGTTTGTGGAAAGGATTCACAGAGTCAACCTGTTGCCCGAAGGAGTTTCTTCCGATGTTCAACAGTGCAGCTGAATTGGAACTCTGGTTCTACGGGGCTCCTAGTCGTAGTGCAATCAGATGTTGATAAAACCAACCAGAGTTACTATGGAGAATCAAAGTTGAACTATTTGACAACAGATGGGACTCATGAAGGAGTTGTACCACTAA GTAAAGAAGGGCCTGTCCATGATGTGCAATGGTCATGTTCTGGTTCAGAATTTGCCGCTGTTTATGGAT TTATGCCTGCCAAGGCAACAGTGTTTGACAAGAAGTGTAATCCTCTTCTTGAGCTCGGAACAGGCCCTTACAATACAGTCAGATGGAATCCAAAAGGGAAGT TTCTATGCTTGGCTGGCTTTGGAAACTTACCTGGTGATATG GCTTTTTGGGACTATATGGAGAAAAGGCAGCTTGGGACTACTAAGGCTGAATGGTCAGTAACAAGTGAATGGTCTCCCGATGGTTGCTATTTCATGACTGCCACAACAGCTCCAAGACTACAAGTTGACAATGG GATTAAGATTTTTCACCACAATGGATCATTGTACTTCAAGCAGATGTTTGACAAACTGTATCAG GCTGAATGGAAACCAGAATCTCCATATAGCTTTGGCAATATTGCAGAACTTGTCAAGTCTGTTGATTCTTTGAAgattgaagaaaacaaaaaacaag GACAAGGGTCAAAATCCTCCAACCCCTCGGCAAAATCTACCTCGGCTAACACTCCACAGAAACCTGCTGCATACCGTCCACCTCATGCTAAGACTGCAGAGGCCATTCAGGCTGAG TTATTTGGACGAGGCCCTACACa AGAAATGAGCAAGAATGCGTTGAAGAAtatgaaaaaaagggagaaacaaaaagagaaaaaagctGCTGAAGCTACCAGTGGTTCATGA
- the LOC131322327 gene encoding eukaryotic translation initiation factor 2A isoform X2, whose product MVMKSDSVISIYDCKSSKELRSFEVPNILGATLSPSGTYLQTFQKASSPQEKNVILWKTETGESVYHLFQKNMTKTTWPSIRFSSDEAVACRMATNEIQFFDTGDFSKGIVNRLRIPGVAAVELSKSPGTHVAVFVPESKGIPASVQIFVCGKDSQSQPVARRSFFRCSTVQLNWNSGSTGLLVVVQSDVDKTNQSYYGESKLNYLTTDGTHEGVVPLSKEGPVHDVQWSCSGSEFAAVYGFMPAKATVFDKKCNPLLELGTGPYNTVRWNPKGKFLCLAGFGNLPGDMAFWDYMEKRQLGTTKAEWSVTSEWSPDGCYFMTATTAPRLQVDNGIKIFHHNGSLYFKQMFDKLYQAEWKPESPYSFGNIAELVKSVDSLKIEENKKQGQGSKSSNPSAKSTSANTPQKPAAYRPPHAKTAEAIQAELFGRGPTQEMSKNALKNMKKREKQKEKKAAEATSGS is encoded by the exons ATGGTCATGAAATCTGACTCTGTAATTAGCATATATGATTGCAAAAGCTCCAAAGAGCTAAGGTCCTTTGAAGTCCCCAACATTCTTGGAGCCACTCTGTCCCCAAGTGGAACTTACCTTCAAACTTTCCAGAAAGCCTCATCGCCACAGGAAAAGAATGTGATCTTATGGAAGACGGAGACTGGAGAATCCGTTTATCATCTGTTCCAGAAGAACATGACGAAAACCACATG GCCCTCAATACGATTTAGCTCTGATGAAGCTGTTGCATGTCGCATGGCAACCAATGAGATACAATTTTTTGACACGGGGGATTTTTCTAAAGGAATTGTGAATCGGCTCAGGATTCCTGGAGTTGCTGCTGTGGAGCTTTCGAAGAGTCCTGGAACCCATGTGGCGGTGTTTGTTCCAGAATCTAAG GGGATCCCTGCCAGTGTCCAGATATTTGTTTGTGGAAAGGATTCACAGAGTCAACCTGTTGCCCGAAGGAGTTTCTTCCGATGTTCAACAGTGCAGCTGAATTGGAACTCTGGTTCTACGGGGCTCCTAGTCGTAGTGCAATCAGATGTTGATAAAACCAACCAGAGTTACTATGGAGAATCAAAGTTGAACTATTTGACAACAGATGGGACTCATGAAGGAGTTGTACCACTAA GTAAAGAAGGGCCTGTCCATGATGTGCAATGGTCATGTTCTGGTTCAGAATTTGCCGCTGTTTATGGAT TTATGCCTGCCAAGGCAACAGTGTTTGACAAGAAGTGTAATCCTCTTCTTGAGCTCGGAACAGGCCCTTACAATACAGTCAGATGGAATCCAAAAGGGAAGT TTCTATGCTTGGCTGGCTTTGGAAACTTACCTGGTGATATG GCTTTTTGGGACTATATGGAGAAAAGGCAGCTTGGGACTACTAAGGCTGAATGGTCAGTAACAAGTGAATGGTCTCCCGATGGTTGCTATTTCATGACTGCCACAACAGCTCCAAGACTACAAGTTGACAATGG GATTAAGATTTTTCACCACAATGGATCATTGTACTTCAAGCAGATGTTTGACAAACTGTATCAG GCTGAATGGAAACCAGAATCTCCATATAGCTTTGGCAATATTGCAGAACTTGTCAAGTCTGTTGATTCTTTGAAgattgaagaaaacaaaaaacaag GACAAGGGTCAAAATCCTCCAACCCCTCGGCAAAATCTACCTCGGCTAACACTCCACAGAAACCTGCTGCATACCGTCCACCTCATGCTAAGACTGCAGAGGCCATTCAGGCTGAG TTATTTGGACGAGGCCCTACACa AGAAATGAGCAAGAATGCGTTGAAGAAtatgaaaaaaagggagaaacaaaaagagaaaaaagctGCTGAAGCTACCAGTGGTTCATGA